From the Euphorbia lathyris chromosome 6, ddEupLath1.1, whole genome shotgun sequence genome, one window contains:
- the LOC136233928 gene encoding methylsterol monooxygenase 2-2, giving the protein MASLFESGWLYLIAHFSDFQLACLGSFFLHESVFFLSGLPFLYLERAGWLSKYKIQTKNNSPAAQEKCIARLLLYHFGVNLPVMVLSYPIFRYMGMRSTLPLPSWKVVLTQILFYFVLEDFVFYWGHRVLHTKWLYKHVHSVHHEYATPFGLTSEYAHPAEILFLGFATIIGPAITGPHLITLWLWMVLRVLETVEAHCGYHFPWSLSHFVPLYGGADFHDYHHRLLYTKSGNYSSTFVYMDWVFGTDKGYRKLKALKCGDEDGIKET; this is encoded by the exons ATGGCTTCTCTCTTTGAATCTGGCTGGCTG TACTTGATTGCGCATTTCAGTGACTTTCAGCTGGCATGCCTCGGAAGCTTTTTTCTTCATGAAAGTGTCTTCTTCTTATCTGGACTTCCTTTCCTATATCTTGAAAGGGCAGGATGGCTGAGCAAGTACAAAATTCAG ACTAAAAACAACAGTCCTGCTGCTCAGGAAAAATGTATTGCTCGGCtacttttatatcattttgggGTCAATCTACCAGTTATGGTGTTGTCCTACCCCATCTTCAGATACATGGGCATGCGAAGTACTCTTCCATTGCCGTCCTG GAAAGTTGTTCTAACACAGATACTTTTCTACTTCGTGTTGGAAGATTTTGTATTCTACTGGGGACATAGAGTTCTGCATACAAAGTGGCTGTACAAGCATGTGCACAGTGTCCATCATGA ATATGCCACACCATTTGGACTGACATCTGAATATGCTCACCCAGCTGAGATACTATTCCTTGGTTTTGCTACCATTATTGGTCCTGCCATCACTGGTCCCCATCTAATAACTTTGTGGTTATGGATGGTGTTGAGAGTTCTGGAGACTGTCGAAGCACACTGTGGTTATCACTTCCCATGGAGCCTTTCCCATTTCGTACCGTTGTATGGGGG TGCCGATTTTCATGATTATCACCACCGCTTGCTATATACCAAATCTGGAAACTATTCATCTACTTTTGTGTACATGGACTG GGTATTTGGCACCGATAAAGGTTACAGGAAATTGAAGGCATTGAAGTGTGGAGATGAAGATGGCATTAAGGAAACGTAA